From the genome of Abyssicoccus albus, one region includes:
- a CDS encoding ABC transporter permease — MKELFELLKIQLNNAKLIIQLAKYNLKIEYSNHYLGMFWNILQPLMQVAIYYVVFGLGLRGSTAPNEEIPFIIHLITGLFPWLFISQAINTGSNALLSQLDLVTKMKFPSSTLLSISLTNSFINLLFTTLIIVAISIYQQYVSVFHYLEFIYFVFASYAIIFGITLIMSTLIVMVRDLKNVLQNIIRMGFFLTPIFWQIETVNPLFQKIVALNPFAYLVGIYRNAFIHGDKFIYGAPTEHLYFWTLTITLLVIGAIMHKKFNAKLIDYL, encoded by the coding sequence ATGAAAGAATTATTTGAGCTTTTAAAAATCCAATTAAATAATGCAAAACTTATTATTCAATTAGCTAAATATAATCTTAAGATCGAGTATTCAAACCATTATCTCGGTATGTTTTGGAATATCCTACAACCGTTAATGCAAGTTGCGATATATTATGTTGTATTTGGACTAGGACTTAGAGGAAGTACAGCACCAAATGAAGAAATTCCTTTCATTATTCATTTAATAACTGGACTATTCCCATGGTTGTTTATATCTCAAGCGATCAATACAGGTTCAAACGCATTATTATCTCAACTCGATTTAGTGACGAAAATGAAATTTCCATCATCAACATTATTATCGATTAGTTTAACGAATAGTTTCATTAATCTACTCTTCACAACATTGATTATAGTCGCAATTTCAATTTATCAACAATATGTTTCAGTATTTCATTATTTAGAGTTTATATATTTTGTTTTTGCATCGTATGCAATTATATTTGGGATTACTCTTATTATGTCAACATTGATCGTCATGGTAAGAGATTTGAAGAATGTTTTACAAAATATTATTAGAATGGGATTCTTCTTAACACCAATATTTTGGCAAATCGAGACAGTGAATCCTCTATTTCAAAAAATTGTTGCATTAAATCCGTTTGCATATTTGGTAGGTATTTATAGAAATGCATTTATCCATGGCGACAAATTTATATATGGGGCACCAACTGAACATTTATATTTTTGGACATTAACGATAACCTTACTTGTAATTGGAGCAATAATGCATAAAAAATTCAATGCAAAATTAATTGATTATTTATAA